GTTGGTATAGAAGGCCGGGGTGTAGGCCTTTTTGCCGCCCAGCGCGGCGGGGAGGTCCAGACCTTCGGCGAATCCGAGAGGAAATCAGGACCACGGGCACGATCGCCATCAGCGTGACGAGCAGGAGCTTCTTCCTGTTCCCCACAATGCTCTTCGTGGCCTGGATGTCCCACTGTGCGTGGGCCTGTGCGGCCGCGATGAGCGAGTCATACATTCTTCTCCCGATGTTCATGACAGCTTCCTTGGTTTGTGTTTCAGTCTGAGGTTCAGCTTCCTCAATCCTCTAGCCTCTGGACCGGTCATCCGGCTGTATTCGTCTCGTGCTCCGCGCCCCCCGGGGCATGGAGCTTCTTGCGTTGCATGGCGTCTTCGAGCTTGAAGACCAGTTCGTCCAGTTCGACGGGCTTCATCATGTAGTCGAAGGCGCCGAGTTCCATTCCCTTGATTGCCGCTTCCACGCTGGCGTGGCCCGTGAGCATGATCACTTCCACGTCCGGATGGAGCCGCTTGATTTCCTGCAGGGTCTCGATGCCGTCCATGCCGGGCATCTTCATGTCCAGCACGGCCACGTCCATGTCGTGGCTGGCCAGCCACTCCAGAGCCTGCTCGCCGCTGCCCGCCACGGAAACGTCGATGCCGCGACGCTTCAACCGCTTGGTCAGTGGGGTCAGGAATTCGACTTCGTCGTCAATGAGCAGGATTCGCATATCCACCTCCCGTGTCCGCCGCAGGTCATTCCACGGCTTCCCGGATTTTCTGAACCAGAGTGTCCAGGTCGCACGGCTTGAGCAGGTAGTCGAATGCGCCAAAGGCAACGCCGTCTCTGGCCGCCTGTTCCGAGCCGTGGCCCGTAAGCATGATCACCGGCATTTCCGGGACCATCTTCTTGAAAAACTTCAGCACTTCGATGCCGTCCATGTCCTCCATCTTCAGGTCCAGCACGGCCACATCGAAGTCGTGCCGCCGGAGAATCTGTATGGCCTCGGTTCCGGACAAGGCCGGAATCACGGAAAATCCCCGTTTGATCATGCGCTTGGCCAGCACGTCCACGAACCCGGTTTCGTCATCCACCAGAAGCACCCGTATGGTTCTGCCGTCGTTCATGACCGTCCCCGTCCTATTCCTGTTCCCGCCGCGCCTTGTCCGCGGAGGGCAGGGTTATGGTGAACGCGGTGCCCTTGCCCACGGTGCTGTCCACGGTAATGTCCCCACCCATCTTGCGCACGATGCCGTAGATGATGGACAGGCCCAGTCCCGTGCCCTTGCCCACGGGCTTGGTGGTGAAGAACGGATCGAACAGCCGCTTGAGGTTGGCCTTGGGAATGCCTTCGCCCTGATCCTCCACGGTGAGCACGATGTCG
Above is a window of Pseudodesulfovibrio tunisiensis DNA encoding:
- a CDS encoding response regulator, with product MNDGRTIRVLLVDDETGFVDVLAKRMIKRGFSVIPALSGTEAIQILRRHDFDVAVLDLKMEDMDGIEVLKFFKKMVPEMPVIMLTGHGSEQAARDGVAFGAFDYLLKPCDLDTLVQKIREAVE
- a CDS encoding sigma-54-dependent transcriptional regulator, whose translation is MRILLIDDEVEFLTPLTKRLKRRGIDVSVAGSGEQALEWLASHDMDVAVLDMKMPGMDGIETLQEIKRLHPDVEVIMLTGHASVEAAIKGMELGAFDYMMKPVELDELVFKLEDAMQRKKLHAPGGAEHETNTAG